GCTGGAAGTTGCCAAGCGTCCCTGCCGGACCACCACCGtcttcgccgtcgtcgttgttCCCGCCGACGTTCATCAGCATCAGGCACCCGACGCTCCGCCCCTCCTCGCTCTTGAACCCCATGAAGTAGTTCCTCCGCGGCAGCGCCACCGTCGCGTTGCCACGGAAGTGGAGCGCcaccggcggcacggcgcggtcCGACGGGGAGTAGTGGTAGCAGGGGGCGAGCCCTGTCTGGGCCTCCGCGCCCTCGGCGCGCGTGAACCGCGCCGCGGCCATCGCGCGCGCGAACTCGTCGGCCACCCGCGCGAACGTGTCGCTCGGCAGCATGGTGAACGTCGTGCCCGAGTCCACCACCAtcccgccgttgccgtcgcggTCCACGTCCCCGAGCTCGGGCTGGGCCTGTATCCTCTTCCCGCCCACCGAGACGGCTTCGAGCGCCACCGAGTAGAAGTAGGGGTGCTTCGGGTTGTGCAGCAGCGGCGTGTACACGAAGTCCGTCTCGGAGGCGCCGATCGCGGCGGCGTCCGTGCTGCGGCCGAGGATCAGCGGGCTTGACCGGATGAGCCGGTCGGCGCGGAATGAGTGGGCGACGAGGCAGTAGGAAAACCTGCCGGAGAGCGACGGGGCGAGCTGGGCCGGGAGCGAGAGCGGGCCGCGCCCGAACCCGGCCACCCCGACGGGCTCGGCGAGCGCCGTGTGCGCGCAGGCGAAGGTGAAGTTCTCCACGGCCATGGACGCGGCCAGCCCGACGCGTCCGCGCCTCAGGTTCGCGACGAGGCTGCCGTCCCCGTACGCGTAGTACAGCGGCGGGCACGCGTGGGACGCGCACGAGTCGGTCTCGATCGCGTCGAGCGGGCACCGCGCCGCGGCGCACAGGTCGGAGGTGGGCGCGGAGGAGTGCGCCGCGGAGCAGAGCGGCGACGCGCAGGAGATGCGGCGGGAGTCGATCGGTGGGGGGAGCGGGCTGGAGTGGTTGCCACCAGGCGTCGCCTTGCCTTCGCAGAGCATGCAGGTGAACGGCGCGCAGGGGAACCAGACGAGGTCGCTGCCGGTGTCGAGGAAGAGCGACACGGAGCTGGCCGTGGAAGGCGGGCCGACCGAGAGCGACAGCGTGTAGTCGCTCCCCGGCGCGAGCGGCAGCGAGAGCTGGCGGtgccgtggaggaggaggcgcgcggcgcgtgccgtggcggcggccgcggtggcgcgcggcggaacggagggaggaggagcggaggaggcggtggatgGTGGCGGTGTCATTGGCTGGGCGGAGCGAGGAGAGGGTGTTGGTGAGCGGCAGAAGCAGCCCGTGGCATTGCAGCGAGGAGGAGACGAGAAGCAAGCCGAAGCAGAGGAAGCAGAGTTGGAGGCGCATGGTGACGGGGCGCTTTCGCGCACGGTGGAATGCTCGGGTTTCTGGCCTCAGGCCGCGGGTTTAGAAGGGGTTTTTGAAGCGGCCGAGCCGGCAGCAGCATCCCGGGGCGTACGTGGGGACGGTTCAAACAAACTAAACTGTGTATCGCGTGGGGGAAATCCACCCGGGGAGAGCGCGAGCCGCACGGAGGACACGCATGCTGCACACTCGCTCAGGCGCTCGCGCGGCGCGCCCGCttggttgcaacttgcaagcggCTACGTGACGAGACAACGTGTGGATTTGGAGTCACGGGACGGCGAGTCACTGTGCGGATGTGCGCTTGGACGCGAGCGTGTATGCGTGCACAAGCGCAAACCGATCGAGCCGGGGCggatctttttttctttgcgaTAGAGAGCCGGGGCGGATCAGGACGGAGCAGTACAGGCCTACAGCTACAGGGTAGCAGAGCAAGCAGGACAAGGGGACACAGGAAGCTAGCGAGTGGTGGCCTCGGAGTGAGAGTAGCTGGAGTAGTGTCATTGCATTTTCAAGTACCACGAGCTTGCGATCGCTATGGTTTTTTACTGGTAGTTGTGACTTTGCGATTACTGGGAGTGGTGACTTTACGACACGGCTCGATTGAAACTTGAAAGGCGCACAACTCGCCTGTTTTACAAGGTTACAGCTGCATGTTTCAGCTCTAGCTCTTTTGAAGTTGAAGCCCGATCAATAAGTTTCAACTTCACTTAAAACAGAATTAAAGATAGGTGAAGAGCTCTAGTAAATTAAAGTAGAAAGGTAAAACTAGGTTTCAGCTACTCCATAACTTTACTTGAGATTCAACTCTTAAAATTAAATCTAGAAGTTTAAACTCAACCAAACGAGTTTTACTATTCATCTGTCATCTCATGCTATTGCTAGCCTGGTGCATAATGCGTCCCGAAAGGCTGAAACtataggtactccctccgttcaaaaacCGTGAGTTTCCGtgtcaacgtttgactgttcgtcttatatgaaatttttttataattattattttcattcttgttagatgataaaacatgattaatactttatgcgtggcttatctttttaatttttttcataactttttcaaataagacggacggtcaaacgttgaacacagaaatcagggtttgtcttttttttttggacggagggagtaggtgaaTGGACTGCTAGTACGGAGTACATCCAACTATTATGTCTCCTTTTTATCTTCTGTTTAAACCACTTCAGAAAGTTTTAGTAGTTGAAACCCCTCAACATAATTAACTACCCTTGAAAACGTGTGATCGTTAATCTGCATTTAGGGTGTTGCTTCCATAGACCATAGGTTAGGTTAGGAAGATTGAAATCAGCAAATTAACTATTGAGATTAAGGATAGCACTAATTAAACTGCAGTCTGTAGGTGTCTGTCAATCAGAACAAAGACGTGCTAATCAATCTTATTCGAAAAAAAAACGTGCTAATCAATTGTAGGGGACCATTTGCAGAGTGCTTATCGTTGCATCTGTGGACGGATCAGATCCATTTCTTGATTGCGCCATGAAATCTTCTTGATTGCACCATGAAATCAACTAGACAGCCCTGTTTGGTTCCTTAGACTAATTATTAGCTCTCACCTTTTAGTGCTGAATTAGTCCTCAAGGATCCAAACGGGTGGGCTAAAATTGAGGCTAAAGTGAATTAGccccctcaaaacattagcctCTCCATGGAATGTTAATAGGGctaattttgtgtggggaccATAAAAAAAcagctctctcctctctttctactctctctctacCTTTTAACCTTAAATTAGCCCATGGATACAAACATACCACCCTAGactaatgtttagcctaccaattcatgactaaacattagctctcaaaattagccctgagctaatttttttttcaaacaggGCCCTACCAGTACCTACTAGTACTGCACTGCACTACACTTGCTCGATCGTCTAATTTTTCTATCTTTTCGTTCTGTACTTCTGTACACCAAAAAAAtagtaaggccctgtttagattataatttttttcttcaaacttttaattttttcgttACATTGAATTTTCCTGCaacataaattttcaacttttctgtcacatcgttttaatttcttcaaactttcaattttgatgtggaactaaacacagcctaaagatAAAATCAGCCCCTGGTTCAGTCCATAAGAAATTGGAGCATTAGCAAAGACAAATGACAATCATGGGAAAATGAACTAAAACCAAATACACCGTGAGAGCCGAATGGGAGGCAAGAAAAGGAGTAAAGGACTAGCTGTCTGAGCTTTTTGTTAGTAGTAGTGTTAGTTCTCTTCCATCAATAGTTCTATGCGCCACCGTGGCGACATTATCATGAGCTCACTGGTTCAGTGAGCTGGATACAGAATCAGATATACAATGGGACCTAGGACTAGTTTGTTGATAAGGGAAGGGCCCAGCCCTTTTCATGTGAGATATTTCTATGCAATTCAGTGATCGAATAACGAGGTTGGCAATGGCATTCACGCCGGTGAGCAATCTTGCACGTACCGCTGGCTTGGCTGTAAGTCAATTTTTCATGTCTGCATAGGCACAGGCGAGTTAATACTACTCCACCATGTACTCTATCTGACTCTGAGATCCTTCATTCATGCTTCACTGGCATCCACAATGGTAGAGTATCCTTTAAGCTTCTGTTCAGGCGTCCATTTCATATGTACGTACACTATACGTGAGGTACTAGTACAATATACTCCGTACTAGTACAGGTTAATGCATGGTTGTCCCGTTCTATTTATCTACTTTACCATATTATTGTCATAAATTATTTACTCCACACCTATAATAAAACCAAAGTAGACAATTATGGCGAACAATCTGCTTCAAACGGGAGTGAGTCTTTGCAAAGGGGTAGTGAATGAGAATTCGAATTTCAAACCACACATATCCGAGAAGAACGGTGCGCGCAACGCGACAACGGTTCGCGCAAGCAGCCAAGGCTAACGTACAGGCTGCACAATGATGCACCACCGTTCGCAGCCAACGGTGAGAAGAAAAGGCAGGACAACGGATGGcgcgcggcagcagcggcggaacGGGGAGTCGAGGAGACGAAGCAGCAGCAGAGGGGGGCTCGGCTTCGGACTCCGGTACAGAAGAAAACAAGAGGAGACGTCGTGAAAAAGGATTGATGGATCGAACGCCTGCCCTGTGCCCTCATCGCCATGATGTACTATTGTACTCCTCCTagtgtgaatatgtgatgatgACGATTGACAGCTACAGGCGACGTACGATGGCTGGCCGGAGAACAGCTGTGAGGGGAGTCGGGTACGTGCCGTACCGACGAGGGTCCCCGCCGGCCGATCAGTGGGCACCGCCTAGACTCCATATAGCCGCAGTGCGAAGCTGAAAGAGCGAACGGCCAATGGCCCATGGCCAATGGAAAATACgtgctccctccatccaaaaaaaaaaaaagacaaaccctgatttccgtgtccaacgtttgaccgtccgtcttatttgaaaaaatataaaaaaaattaaaaagataagtcacacataaagtattaatcatgttttatcatctaacaacaataaaaatactaattataaaaaaatttcatataagacggacagtcaaacgttggcacgggaaCTCACagtttacttcttttttttttttttttgagacggagggagtatagctCAACAGTACTGTACATGCAATTGCAATGCAAGCACTCCAGTTCAGGCTGGTTCTGCCAATGGGGCTCGGGCTCATCATTGGCATCTCTCGTACTGCTGTACTCCGAGTACACTATACTTCGAGCAGGTTGGGCCATCGCTGTCGTCCAGTGTGTACTGCTGGGGTTGGCCTTTGTGTAGGTCATAGTAGCTGATGAGACGAATGACACGGATTAGGAACACTGGAACAGAAAGAAGGCAGAGGCAAAATGGAAAGAGACGCGACGGCCAGTGAAAGATTTCCCCGTCTCCGCGTGCACTGAAACGAACAAATGCAATGGAACATTGCTGTTGAGTTTTAAGAGCACCAAGTGAGATAAAACAGGTGCCAGATCCTTTTTGGTGTATGTACATCTGCACTATGATATTGAGCTGTTGATCATTCAGAGTGACgacaaaactaattttacaaaggCGCAAGACTTGGCGTCTACTTTCGAATAAAGTGAAAGTGAGAAGCATTCCATTATTATTCGTTTGCGTACAAATGTACAATCAGAGAGTGACCAATTTATTGCCACTTTATAAGATGCAAAAGAACCATGACTGCCACTTTTTTCATGCTAGCTTGCCTCTTGGTTGTGGGGGCAGATACAAACGGCTACATACtagtataaaaaaaatcaatttctaaCTATATATTTGGATATTAGATTTCATAAAGAACAACTTCCGATATGGCACATCCAATATATATTTGTTTCATGATGATGTGTATCATTCCGAGCCGATATTTATTGTAGCAGGAGAGAAACAGGGATGTAGCAGGTGCAAGAAACCAACAGAGGGATGATACAAACATTATATATAGACTAAAATACACCAGCGGTTCTTAAACTTCTTATCAgtaggtttcacttaggtccacgaagtTGTAAAGCGCACATcaaggtccctaaacttggtttattgtatcatcccggtccaaagccgcGTTTGACCGTGGTTTTAGCTTACGTGGCACGCCACATGGACTATGACatggattttttattttattttttctcccttcttccttctcttttctcttttatgaAAAGACGATGACATGGACGATGACGTGTATAAGGCATTTTCATCTTTTcgacaaggaagaaagagaaaaaaaagaaggaagaagggagaaaaaaatccatgtcatcgtccacgtggcgtgccacgtaggcaaaaccacggtcaaacgcggctttagaccggaatgatacaataaaccaagtttaggaatctcgatgtgcgctttgcaagttcgtggatcTAAGTGAAACCtgctgacaagtttaaggaccgctagtgcattttactcttatatatatatatatatatataaaaagctATATGATTAAGCGATGCATATTAAACAGAGGGATGATACAATCATTCAAAAGCTATGACTAAAGCGATGCATATTAAAAGGATGCAATCACAAGGTCACA
This window of the Oryza sativa Japonica Group chromosome 4, ASM3414082v1 genome carries:
- the LOC4336513 gene encoding probable aspartyl protease At4g16563, with the protein product MRLQLCFLCFGLLLVSSSLQCHGLLLPLTNTLSSLRPANDTATIHRLLRSSSLRSAARHRGRRHGTRRAPPPPRHRQLSLPLAPGSDYTLSLSVGPPSTASSVSLFLDTGSDLVWFPCAPFTCMLCEGKATPGGNHSSPLPPPIDSRRISCASPLCSAAHSSAPTSDLCAAARCPLDAIETDSCASHACPPLYYAYGDGSLVANLRRGRVGLAASMAVENFTFACAHTALAEPVGVAGFGRGPLSLPAQLAPSLSGRFSYCLVAHSFRADRLIRSSPLILGRSTDAAAIGASETDFVYTPLLHNPKHPYFYSVALEAVSVGGKRIQAQPELGDVDRDGNGGMVVDSGTTFTMLPSDTFARVADEFARAMAAARFTRAEGAEAQTGLAPCYHYSPSDRAVPPVALHFRGNATVALPRRNYFMGFKSEEGRSVGCLMLMNVGGNNDDGEDGGGPAGTLGNFQQQGFEVVYDVDAGRVGFARRRCTDLWDTLSRR